From a region of the Bacteroidales bacterium genome:
- a CDS encoding DUF5031 domain-containing protein, which yields MKNQVILQVVSFCIGMALLSCSDALDTDDNMKHISETHTPVSINIKRNAVTELKYDIYIFRKALDKNEPYLLTDSAKLEDLNSESLRFKNITLVDSTFRFLFLSTDKNTPQIFFKNKNGSIMQFGDEWDDIMIVSTDSISGENYYGIVECSGDQILNGRTIQADMQHIGGRIVLDIFRTETTVREPVSIVSPKVASVLDRVFKIKMEYTGRSQSVYFNDLSMIDDVAGNERATYTQFLYPDTVLNTLKVNLPQSDRGIENAYSGVRGSARIMGIWSLQSTRKMKIKSTFYFHDTTPKCGNPDHNHASTCYSVDSLIMNIPPTSSTDLISVLPNYYTVNKAGIRFDRIIDLKHTSSIEFIWDWNKN from the coding sequence ATGAAAAATCAAGTAATTCTACAGGTCGTATCTTTTTGTATTGGAATGGCATTGCTCTCCTGTTCGGATGCATTAGACACAGACGATAATATGAAACACATTTCAGAGACCCATACCCCGGTCTCCATAAATATAAAAAGAAATGCAGTCACGGAACTAAAATATGATATCTATATTTTTAGAAAAGCCCTGGATAAAAATGAGCCGTATTTATTAACAGATTCAGCGAAACTTGAAGATTTAAACAGTGAAAGTCTCAGATTCAAAAACATTACTTTGGTCGACAGCACATTCAGATTCCTGTTTTTATCAACTGATAAAAATACCCCTCAAATATTCTTCAAAAATAAAAATGGGTCAATCATGCAATTCGGCGATGAATGGGACGATATCATGATTGTATCAACGGATTCGATCTCCGGGGAAAACTATTATGGTATTGTTGAGTGTTCCGGGGATCAGATTCTCAATGGGCGAACGATACAGGCGGACATGCAGCATATTGGGGGGCGGATTGTACTCGATATATTCCGCACTGAAACTACCGTCAGGGAACCTGTAAGTATTGTGTCACCAAAGGTTGCCTCGGTACTCGACAGGGTCTTTAAAATAAAAATGGAATATACAGGCAGAAGTCAAAGTGTTTATTTTAACGATCTCTCGATGATAGATGATGTTGCGGGTAATGAAAGGGCAACTTATACCCAGTTTTTATATCCGGATACAGTCTTAAATACCCTTAAAGTAAATCTCCCCCAATCCGACAGAGGAATAGAAAACGCTTATAGTGGCGTAAGAGGAAGTGCCCGTATCATGGGTATATGGAGTCTACAATCGACACGGAAAATGAAGATAAAATCTACCTTTTACTTCCATGATACGACACCTAAATGCGGAAATCCCGATCACAACCACGCTTCAACCTGCTATTCTGTTGATTCGTTGATCATGAACATACCGCCGACTTCATCAACAGATCTGATAAGTGTCCTGCCTAATTATTATACGGTGAATAAAGCCGGAATCAGATTCGACAGGATCATAGACCTGAAACATACTTCTTCTA